The Aureitalea marina genome includes a window with the following:
- the gldB gene encoding gliding motility lipoprotein GldB, with product MKNSWNILFLSFVLLLSCADENRLEEEISAIPVEVDLTRFELLFDQANEATLPGLKRQYPQFFPEQYGDSLWVSMINDTLQKELRTEVLSQYPPGGGLTVELEDFYRHLAYYFPNFDVPQVFTITTDVDYQNPIVLTDQMLVLGLDNYLGEEHPFYQNIPRYVVQNMRPGRIKADLAQIYAQRVVPPPSDRTLLGQMIYHGKVLYIKSLLLPGVSDNTLIGYLPEQLQWAQENEVEIWRYFIEKEMLYLTDPKLSPRFINPAPFSKFYLEIDNESPGMIGRYIGWQMVGAYVARQDGDLEQLLSSDYKTIYEQSKYKPSK from the coding sequence GTGAAAAATAGTTGGAATATCCTATTTCTGAGTTTCGTTCTCTTGCTTTCATGTGCCGATGAAAATCGATTAGAGGAAGAGATCTCGGCCATCCCTGTAGAGGTCGATCTAACCCGCTTCGAGCTATTGTTTGACCAGGCGAATGAGGCCACCTTACCCGGCCTGAAACGGCAATATCCTCAGTTCTTTCCGGAGCAATACGGAGATAGTCTTTGGGTGAGTATGATCAATGATACCTTACAAAAAGAGCTGCGGACGGAAGTTTTAAGTCAATACCCTCCAGGGGGTGGTTTAACAGTAGAGCTGGAGGATTTCTATCGGCATTTAGCTTATTATTTTCCAAATTTCGATGTTCCCCAGGTATTCACCATTACCACAGATGTAGATTATCAGAACCCCATCGTTTTGACGGATCAGATGCTGGTGTTGGGTCTGGATAATTACCTTGGGGAGGAACATCCTTTTTACCAGAATATTCCTCGCTATGTTGTTCAGAATATGAGACCTGGGCGGATTAAAGCTGACCTTGCTCAAATCTATGCACAGCGGGTGGTGCCTCCACCATCGGACAGAACTTTGTTGGGTCAGATGATCTATCACGGGAAGGTCCTTTATATTAAGTCGCTATTGTTGCCAGGCGTATCCGATAATACCCTTATTGGTTATTTGCCCGAGCAACTGCAATGGGCCCAGGAGAACGAGGTAGAGATCTGGAGGTACTTTATCGAAAAGGAGATGCTCTATCTGACCGACCCTAAATTGTCACCCAGGTTCATCAATCCGGCTCCGTTTTCCAAATTCTATTTGGAGATAGACAACGAATCCCCTGGTATGATAGGCCGTTATATTGGCTGGCAAATGGTCGGAGCATATGTTGCAAGACAAGATGGGGATTTGGAGCAACTACTGAGTAGCGATTACAAAACCATTTACGAACAATCCAAATACAAACCCAGCAAATAA
- the dnaG gene encoding DNA primase, which translates to MISRQTIDAVFDAARVEEVIGDFVQLKKSGSNFKGLSPFTDERTPSFMVSPVKQIWKDFSSGKGGNVVSFVMEHEHFSYPEAIRYLARKYGIEIEETQQTDEQKEEASEKESLYLISEFARDYFHRVLLEEEEGKAIGGTYFKERGFTADTIEKFALGYSPQQWDAFTLAAKEKGYQIDLLEKTGLTIVREDKQFDRFKGRVMFPIRSMSGRVLGFGGRILSSEKKAAKYLNSPESPIYQKSKVLYGIYQAKQAIAKQDNCYLVEGYTDVIQMNQRGLEHVVASSGTALTVEQIRLVRRLTNNITLLFDGDAAGIRASLRGVDLILEQGMNVRICTFPEGEDPDSFARNNTLDQLQDYLSANTQDFIRFKTSLLLQDSGNDPHKRGQTIRDIVQSISKVPDAIQREVYIQECARLMDISEEVLFNSLAQQLEKSRRDAKKDRSRQEVTQPMEVIADRTPVTAKVDGLFELERKLIELLLLYGHKQEEFEDLVLESDAEGEISFRPDIVEAKVYEKIYLDLQEDEIEFTNLGFRKLYSHIIDSLNQDQEIQTEVFVSRLPQELAILASDLLMEEEKHKLHAWQRKEIFVRDKDHQIGQVVSETILNLRRHLVSLKIDELSTEIKESDDENQKQSNMQDIIDYIMLKKVLSEKLNRVV; encoded by the coding sequence ATGATCAGCCGTCAGACCATAGATGCCGTATTTGATGCCGCCCGGGTAGAGGAGGTCATTGGTGATTTTGTCCAATTGAAGAAATCCGGTAGTAACTTCAAAGGTCTGAGTCCATTTACGGACGAGCGAACGCCCAGTTTCATGGTCTCGCCGGTAAAGCAGATCTGGAAAGATTTTTCCAGTGGTAAGGGAGGAAATGTGGTGTCTTTTGTGATGGAGCACGAGCATTTCAGTTATCCCGAGGCCATCCGATACCTAGCCAGGAAATACGGTATAGAGATAGAGGAGACCCAGCAAACCGACGAGCAGAAGGAGGAGGCATCTGAAAAAGAGAGCCTCTACCTGATAAGTGAATTTGCCAGAGATTATTTTCATCGGGTCTTGTTGGAGGAGGAAGAAGGAAAGGCCATAGGAGGGACCTACTTCAAAGAAAGAGGGTTCACCGCAGATACGATAGAAAAGTTTGCTCTTGGTTATTCTCCTCAGCAGTGGGATGCGTTCACCCTTGCTGCAAAGGAGAAAGGGTATCAGATTGACCTGTTAGAGAAGACCGGACTAACCATCGTCCGGGAGGACAAGCAATTTGATCGGTTCAAAGGGCGGGTCATGTTCCCCATTCGGAGCATGAGTGGCCGCGTCTTGGGATTTGGGGGCCGAATATTATCCAGCGAGAAAAAGGCTGCCAAGTACCTGAACTCCCCGGAAAGTCCGATCTATCAAAAGAGCAAGGTACTCTATGGGATCTACCAGGCCAAGCAGGCCATTGCGAAACAGGATAATTGTTACCTGGTAGAAGGATATACCGATGTGATCCAAATGAATCAGCGTGGACTGGAGCATGTGGTGGCTTCTTCGGGTACGGCACTTACTGTAGAGCAGATCCGTCTGGTCCGTCGACTAACCAATAATATCACCTTGTTGTTTGACGGAGATGCGGCAGGGATTAGAGCATCCCTAAGGGGGGTAGACCTCATCCTGGAACAAGGCATGAATGTGCGAATCTGTACATTCCCTGAAGGAGAGGATCCGGATAGTTTTGCAAGGAACAACACCCTGGATCAACTACAGGATTATCTCAGTGCGAATACCCAGGATTTCATACGGTTCAAGACTTCCTTGTTGTTACAGGATTCTGGGAACGATCCGCATAAACGGGGACAGACCATAAGAGACATTGTCCAAAGCATCTCCAAAGTACCTGATGCAATCCAGCGTGAAGTCTATATCCAGGAATGTGCCCGGCTGATGGATATCAGCGAAGAGGTGCTCTTCAACTCCCTGGCCCAGCAACTGGAGAAGAGCAGGCGTGATGCCAAAAAGGACAGATCCAGGCAAGAGGTAACTCAGCCCATGGAGGTCATTGCAGATAGGACCCCTGTAACAGCAAAGGTGGATGGTCTCTTTGAATTGGAGCGCAAACTGATCGAGTTGCTCTTACTGTACGGACACAAGCAAGAGGAGTTTGAAGACTTGGTCTTGGAATCGGACGCGGAAGGTGAGATCTCCTTCAGGCCGGATATTGTCGAAGCCAAAGTCTATGAGAAGATCTACCTGGATCTTCAAGAGGACGAGATCGAATTCACCAATCTGGGATTCCGCAAGTTGTACTCCCACATCATCGATTCACTGAATCAGGATCAGGAAATTCAGACGGAGGTGTTCGTGAGCCGCTTACCACAGGAGTTAGCAATCTTGGCCAGTGACCTGCTTATGGAAGAGGAAAAACACAAATTGCATGCCTGGCAGCGGAAGGAGATCTTTGTACGGGACAAGGACCACCAGATTGGTCAGGTGGTTTCAGAGACCATTCTCAATTTGAGGAGGCACCTGGTCAGTTTAAAGATCGATGAATTATCTACTGAGATCAAGGAGTCTGACGATGAGAATCAAAAGCAATCCAATATGCAGGATATAATCGATTATATCATGCTGAAAAAAGTACTTTCCGAAAAATTGAACCGGGTGGTGTGA
- a CDS encoding GTPase produces MKLIFVYNADSGAVNAMLDSAHKAISPSTYDCALCSITHGVFSEREQWKAYRESSEHEFLFLHRDEFQRQFRSKWLPKFSFPIVLEAGSEGLQVLISNEELAEMAQPQELIDLINGRILPG; encoded by the coding sequence GTGAAGCTGATCTTTGTCTACAACGCAGACTCGGGAGCTGTTAACGCCATGTTGGATAGCGCCCATAAAGCGATCAGCCCTTCTACCTATGATTGCGCACTTTGCTCCATTACTCATGGTGTTTTCAGTGAACGGGAACAGTGGAAGGCGTATCGAGAATCTTCAGAACACGAATTTCTATTTCTTCACCGGGATGAGTTCCAGCGGCAATTTCGATCCAAATGGTTGCCTAAATTTAGTTTCCCAATAGTGCTGGAGGCGGGTTCTGAAGGACTTCAGGTATTGATAAGTAATGAAGAATTAGCCGAGATGGCCCAGCCACAAGAGCTGATCGACCTGATCAACGGCCGGATACTTCCCGGTTAA
- the yihA gene encoding ribosome biogenesis GTP-binding protein YihA/YsxC: protein MKISSARFVMSNSDVAKCPDHRLPEYAFIGRSNVGKSSLINMLMERKSLAKTSGRPGKTQLINHFIVNEEWYLVDLPGYGYARVSKKAKKTFQKFITQYFEKRKQLVSAFVLIDCRHDPQPIDMEFMNWLGSNGIPFSMVFTKADKLKPQALQQQIDNYLEKMLEHWEEHPPYFVTSSSKRTGRDQLLEYIDSINREVSGR from the coding sequence ATGAAGATCAGCTCAGCCCGTTTTGTGATGAGCAATAGCGATGTGGCCAAATGCCCGGACCATCGCCTGCCCGAGTACGCCTTTATCGGCCGGTCCAATGTGGGGAAATCCTCCTTGATCAATATGTTGATGGAGCGAAAAAGCCTTGCCAAAACTTCCGGACGACCTGGAAAGACCCAGTTGATCAATCATTTTATTGTAAACGAAGAGTGGTACTTGGTCGATCTTCCAGGATATGGTTATGCCCGGGTCTCCAAAAAGGCAAAAAAGACCTTCCAAAAGTTTATCACTCAATATTTTGAAAAGCGCAAACAGTTGGTTTCCGCGTTTGTGCTGATCGATTGCCGCCACGACCCGCAACCTATTGACATGGAATTCATGAATTGGCTGGGATCCAACGGCATTCCTTTTTCCATGGTCTTTACCAAAGCGGACAAGTTAAAACCTCAGGCCCTGCAGCAACAGATCGACAACTACCTGGAAAAAATGCTGGAGCATTGGGAGGAGCACCCTCCTTATTTTGTGACCTCTTCCAGCAAACGAACAGGACGAGATCAGCTATTGGAATATATCGATAGTATTAACCGGGAAGTATCCGGCCGTTGA
- a CDS encoding response regulator — protein sequence MKNIVIADHHPITRKGISCMLKKNENFSIIGRANNGNELYKSLEELKPDILIMEIDMPQINGINALRAIKSQYPETRVLIFSTHPEEIYALRSIKSGAAGYVPKTASTKIFMKALKQIAKGGIFLNEELTSTFTSRNVGESSALSRYKKLSSREIEVLNLLSRGKRNKDIANALNINEKTVSTYKTRLLKKLKVDNLADLIHQSRMFQFG from the coding sequence ATGAAAAACATCGTTATTGCGGATCACCACCCGATTACCCGAAAGGGTATATCCTGTATGCTCAAAAAGAATGAAAATTTTTCAATCATTGGGCGCGCTAATAACGGTAACGAGTTATATAAAAGTCTTGAAGAGCTGAAACCCGATATCCTGATAATGGAGATCGACATGCCGCAGATCAATGGGATCAATGCTCTTCGGGCGATCAAGTCTCAATATCCGGAGACTAGGGTCCTTATCTTCTCTACACACCCTGAAGAGATCTATGCGCTGAGATCGATTAAATCAGGAGCGGCTGGGTATGTGCCTAAAACGGCATCTACCAAGATCTTTATGAAAGCTTTAAAGCAAATAGCGAAAGGAGGTATCTTCTTAAATGAAGAGCTTACTTCCACATTCACCAGCAGGAATGTGGGCGAAAGCAGTGCCTTGAGCCGTTACAAAAAGCTTTCCTCCCGTGAGATCGAAGTTCTAAACTTACTCTCTCGCGGCAAGCGCAACAAGGACATTGCCAACGCGCTTAACATCAACGAGAAAACCGTCAGTACTTATAAGACGCGACTGCTCAAGAAACTCAAAGTAGACAACCTGGCCGATCTTATCCACCAGTCCAGGATGTTTCAGTTTGGGTGA
- the mraZ gene encoding division/cell wall cluster transcriptional repressor MraZ — translation MLNLIGTFECKADNKGRLKVPASLKKQLDPVASSGFVVKRAVFQPCLELYPMEEWNKLMEKVSELNRFNRKNNDFIRRFTAGVRTLELDAAGRILIPRDLIAVAGIEKEVVLNSAINIIEIWDKSKYEQAIDDAANDFADLAEEVMGDANDAANGIP, via the coding sequence ATGCTCAACCTAATCGGGACATTTGAATGTAAGGCAGACAATAAAGGACGTCTTAAGGTGCCAGCCAGTTTGAAGAAACAACTGGATCCTGTGGCTTCTTCCGGTTTTGTGGTCAAGCGTGCTGTATTCCAGCCTTGCCTGGAATTGTATCCAATGGAAGAATGGAACAAGTTGATGGAAAAGGTTAGCGAGCTCAACCGCTTCAACCGCAAGAACAACGATTTCATACGACGGTTCACTGCCGGGGTAAGAACCCTGGAATTAGATGCTGCAGGACGCATTTTGATCCCTCGGGATCTGATAGCTGTGGCCGGCATCGAAAAAGAGGTCGTGCTCAATTCTGCCATCAACATTATCGAGATCTGGGATAAATCGAAATACGAACAAGCCATTGACGACGCAGCCAATGACTTTGCTGATTTGGCTGAGGAGGTGATGGGGGATGCGAATGATGCTGCTAATGGAATACCATAA
- the nadE gene encoding NAD(+) synthase: protein MQTQKVVDHIVEWMRSYAENAGIKGFVVGVSGGIDSAVTSTLCALTGMEVLCLEMPIHQAPSQVSRAIDHINWLKEQHPKVRMIQVNLTPVFDSLIDSLPEVAEEESRFMALANTRARLRMTTLYYFAALNGYLVAGTGNKVEDFGVGFFTKYGDGGVDLSPIADLMKSEVYEIARLLGINKDIQQAAPTDGLWGDNRTDEDQIGASYDELEWAMKMQDSGKGPEAFEGRQKEVYLIYQRLNRANQHKMVPIPVCEIPTNLKE from the coding sequence ATGCAAACACAGAAAGTAGTCGATCACATTGTGGAATGGATGAGATCCTATGCTGAAAACGCTGGGATAAAAGGCTTTGTTGTAGGAGTGAGCGGAGGTATCGACTCTGCGGTCACTTCTACCCTCTGTGCCTTGACCGGAATGGAAGTGCTTTGTCTGGAAATGCCAATCCACCAGGCTCCTTCTCAAGTGAGCCGGGCCATCGATCATATCAATTGGCTTAAAGAGCAACACCCCAAGGTAAGAATGATCCAGGTCAACCTGACCCCGGTCTTTGACAGCCTCATCGATTCTCTGCCCGAAGTAGCCGAAGAAGAGTCCAGGTTTATGGCCTTGGCCAATACGCGTGCCAGGCTCCGTATGACCACTCTCTATTATTTCGCGGCCCTTAACGGATACCTTGTTGCCGGGACAGGAAATAAGGTAGAAGACTTTGGTGTTGGCTTCTTCACCAAGTATGGAGATGGTGGTGTAGACCTCAGCCCGATAGCCGACCTGATGAAGAGCGAAGTGTATGAAATTGCCCGATTGCTAGGTATCAATAAAGACATTCAACAAGCCGCTCCAACAGATGGGCTTTGGGGCGATAACCGGACGGACGAAGACCAGATCGGGGCATCCTACGACGAATTGGAGTGGGCCATGAAAATGCAGGATTCTGGGAAGGGCCCGGAAGCCTTTGAAGGCAGGCAAAAAGAGGTATATCTTATATATCAACGACTTAACCGCGCCAACCAGCACAAAATGGTCCCAATACCTGTGTGCGAAATTCCTACAAATTTGAAGGAATAA
- the gldC gene encoding gliding motility protein GldC, which yields MAAHQSKIEIEVQLDENKIPEKLNWSAPDGGVNNEESKAVLLSVWDHKAQEALRIDLWTKDMPLDEMKVFFHQTLTAMSDTFERATGDQKMSATMRDFCDYFAEKLELGRKS from the coding sequence ATGGCCGCACATCAATCTAAGATCGAGATCGAAGTCCAATTGGACGAGAATAAGATTCCGGAAAAACTAAACTGGTCTGCACCGGACGGTGGAGTGAATAATGAAGAATCCAAGGCGGTACTCTTATCGGTTTGGGATCACAAGGCCCAGGAAGCCCTTAGGATCGACCTCTGGACCAAGGATATGCCTCTGGACGAGATGAAGGTGTTCTTCCATCAGACCCTAACGGCCATGTCGGACACCTTTGAGCGTGCTACTGGCGATCAGAAGATGAGTGCCACTATGCGCGACTTCTGCGATTACTTTGCCGAAAAACTGGAGTTGGGACGCAAGTCGTGA
- a CDS encoding alpha/beta fold hydrolase: MAYPLKKEGKYSYLELGEGTPIIIMHGLMGGLSNFDGVVDFFPAKGYKVVIPELPIYTMPLLKTNVKSIAVYVKEFIDYKGYEEAILLGNSLGGHIGLLCTKLYPEKVKGLVITGSSGLYESAMGETYPKRGDYDYIQKKAEAVFYDPVVATKEIVDEVYASVNDRNKLIRTLAIAKSAIRHNMAKDLPHMKNPTCIIWGKNDTVTPPEVADEFHLLLPDSDLYWIDKCGHAAMMEHPDLFNELLYGWLQKRGF, encoded by the coding sequence ATGGCATATCCATTAAAGAAGGAAGGGAAATACTCTTACCTGGAACTTGGAGAAGGAACCCCGATCATAATCATGCACGGCCTCATGGGAGGACTAAGCAACTTTGACGGGGTTGTTGATTTTTTCCCGGCCAAAGGATACAAGGTTGTGATCCCGGAACTACCCATTTACACTATGCCTTTACTTAAAACCAATGTGAAGAGCATTGCCGTCTACGTCAAAGAATTCATCGACTATAAAGGATATGAGGAAGCAATACTGCTGGGGAATTCCCTGGGAGGCCACATCGGCTTGTTGTGCACCAAATTATATCCGGAAAAGGTGAAAGGACTAGTTATTACCGGGAGCTCAGGATTGTACGAAAGCGCTATGGGAGAAACCTATCCTAAACGTGGCGATTACGACTATATCCAGAAGAAGGCAGAAGCCGTCTTCTATGATCCGGTAGTTGCCACCAAGGAGATCGTAGACGAGGTTTACGCTTCGGTTAATGACAGGAACAAACTGATCCGCACCCTGGCAATAGCCAAGAGCGCGATCCGGCACAATATGGCCAAGGACCTGCCACACATGAAGAATCCCACCTGCATAATTTGGGGCAAGAACGATACGGTGACCCCACCTGAAGTAGCCGACGAATTCCATTTATTGCTTCCGGATTCAGATCTGTACTGGATAGACAAATGCGGTCATGCAGCCATGATGGAGCACCCTGATCTTTTCAATGAGCTACTCTACGGCTGGTTACAGAAAAGAGGATTTTAA